A single region of the Lysinibacillus sp. B2A1 genome encodes:
- a CDS encoding amino acid degradation protein, whose protein sequence is MNTYMWNTPEKLRALLCEIVSWESRTLTKGENEFAYKLKDKLLTLPYYKKHPKFIELHDAGLGRNAVTAFYKHPTATETVVLISHFDTVHTEEYGELEPLAFYPEELTKKLMEPKYKEDLPEAARIDLESGNYLFGRGTMDMKMGLALHMQLIEKASFEQWPINLILTTVPDEEVNSAGMRAAVVELVRLREQHGLTYKLFLNSEPSFSQGPSDTNEYIYSGTIGKIMPAALFYGKETHVGEPLKGMTANFIASYMTQHMEWNPLFRETDLGESTPLPVSLQLKDLKMEYSTQTPYRAAALYNVFLLKRTAAEVMAIFEQVALQAMAACNEQYQHICTREKVQGVGKVKVLRYEALLEHAIDKLGAEEVQSIKQQVLQHSAWDDREKSIRIVDQLMIRCQELAPATVLLYAPPYYPAINSSNHPLVKQSIELMKKTARTFDIEVEQIHYFNGICDLSYVNYSDESNEWLVFERNTPVWGDTYSIPFKEMTALQGPVLNVGPFGKDAHQKTERLHVDSAFKEMPIMIDTLIKSLF, encoded by the coding sequence ATGAATACTTATATGTGGAATACACCTGAAAAACTACGTGCCCTACTATGTGAAATTGTTAGCTGGGAAAGCAGAACTTTAACAAAGGGAGAAAATGAATTTGCCTATAAATTAAAAGATAAATTGTTAACGCTTCCATACTATAAAAAACATCCTAAGTTCATTGAGTTACACGATGCAGGACTTGGAAGAAATGCTGTTACAGCATTCTACAAGCATCCAACTGCAACAGAAACTGTTGTGTTAATTAGTCACTTTGATACAGTGCATACGGAGGAATATGGAGAACTTGAGCCATTAGCATTTTATCCTGAAGAATTAACCAAAAAACTAATGGAGCCTAAGTACAAAGAAGATTTACCAGAAGCGGCTCGCATTGATTTGGAATCAGGGAATTATTTATTTGGACGCGGCACAATGGATATGAAAATGGGTCTTGCGTTACACATGCAGTTGATTGAAAAGGCAAGCTTTGAACAATGGCCCATTAATTTGATTTTAACTACCGTTCCTGATGAGGAAGTCAACTCAGCTGGAATGAGAGCAGCAGTGGTGGAGCTTGTGAGACTTCGTGAACAACATGGTTTAACCTATAAATTGTTTTTAAATAGTGAACCTTCCTTTTCGCAAGGGCCATCTGATACGAATGAATATATCTATTCAGGGACAATTGGTAAAATCATGCCTGCTGCATTGTTCTATGGAAAAGAGACACATGTGGGTGAACCATTAAAAGGTATGACGGCTAACTTTATTGCTTCCTATATGACACAGCATATGGAGTGGAACCCACTTTTCCGTGAAACAGATCTAGGCGAAAGCACGCCACTACCAGTATCTCTACAATTAAAAGATTTGAAAATGGAGTATTCTACACAAACACCTTATCGAGCTGCGGCACTTTACAATGTCTTTTTGTTAAAGCGTACGGCTGCAGAAGTCATGGCTATTTTTGAGCAAGTCGCGTTACAAGCTATGGCTGCTTGCAATGAACAATATCAACACATTTGTACACGAGAAAAAGTACAGGGTGTAGGCAAAGTAAAGGTATTACGTTACGAGGCACTTTTGGAGCATGCCATCGATAAATTAGGTGCTGAAGAAGTACAATCTATTAAACAGCAGGTTCTTCAACATAGTGCATGGGATGATCGTGAAAAATCGATTCGTATTGTGGATCAGCTCATGATTCGCTGTCAGGAATTAGCACCCGCGACGGTACTGTTATATGCTCCACCATACTACCCTGCGATTAATTCATCCAATCATCCACTAGTGAAACAGTCGATTGAATTGATGAAGAAAACGGCTCGAACATTTGATATTGAGGTGGAGCAGATCCATTACTTTAACGGAATTTGTGATTTAAGCTATGTTAACTATTCAGATGAATCCAATGAGTGGCTAGTATTTGAACGGAACACACCAGTATGGGGCGATACGTATAGTATTCCATTTAAAGAAATGACTGCATTACAAGGCCCTGTATTAAATGTTGGTCCATTTGGCAAAGATGCACATCAAAAAACAGAAAGATTGCATGTGGATAGCGCTTTTAAAGAAATGCCTATCATGATTGATACATTAATTAAAAGTTTATTTTAA
- a CDS encoding IclR family transcriptional regulator yields MIQSIERAMVVINMLARHPKRFFSVQEIFNETELPTSTIYRILYTLENFDLVERNDNKKEFRLGYTWLQLGMKMYHETDIREKAHPLLENLAYNVRETIYLSIAKQFASIIIDRIDSPKNVRIIDMIGEKIPYPIGAPNKVLLAFSKSDLQQQFLKQLEEREKEELIGDLNGVREKGFAISFGEKTKGTVSIAAPIFDSNKQPIAAISAECFEYDTDAEKLESIAQEVIKTAQQLSHELGYI; encoded by the coding sequence ATGATTCAATCAATAGAAAGAGCAATGGTAGTCATAAATATGCTGGCAAGACATCCAAAACGTTTTTTTTCTGTGCAGGAAATTTTTAATGAAACAGAATTACCAACTAGCACAATTTACAGAATATTATATACATTAGAAAATTTTGATTTAGTAGAGAGAAATGATAATAAAAAGGAATTTCGACTGGGCTATACATGGTTGCAACTTGGCATGAAAATGTATCACGAGACGGATATTAGAGAAAAAGCGCATCCTCTCTTAGAAAACCTTGCCTATAATGTTCGTGAAACCATCTACTTAAGTATTGCCAAGCAGTTTGCATCCATTATTATTGATAGAATTGATAGTCCTAAAAATGTTCGGATTATTGATATGATTGGCGAGAAAATCCCATATCCTATTGGAGCTCCTAATAAAGTATTGCTTGCATTTTCTAAAAGTGATCTACAGCAGCAATTTTTGAAACAACTTGAGGAACGAGAGAAAGAAGAATTGATTGGGGACCTCAATGGTGTGAGAGAAAAAGGCTTTGCCATAAGCTTCGGGGAAAAAACAAAGGGAACAGTATCCATAGCAGCACCTATATTTGATTCAAATAAACAACCCATTGCAGCCATTAGTGCAGAGTGTTTTGAATATGATACAGATGCTGAAAAATTAGAGAGTATAGCTCAAGAAGTCATTAAAACGGCACAGCAACTATCACATGAATTAGGATATATATAA
- a CDS encoding sodium:alanine symporter: MDFAALTGKIAGIIWSNALVYLCLGAGVYFSLLMKFPQLRLFKDMIKQLFNRKTSANGVSSFQSFAMALGGRVGIGNIAGVATAIYFGGPGAIFWMWVIAFLGAGAAYIESALAQVWKQEIAGEYRGGPAYYIEKGLKNKPFAILFAIATILATGFTGSGVQAFNIADSTKNAFGISPIITGIIVSAIFGFAIFGGIKRVGKVAEYAVPFMATAYILLAFVILFINIKEVPAIFALIFSSAFNLNAAFGAVFGNAIMWGVKRGAYSNEAGQGTGAQAAGTAEVSHPAKQGLVQAFSVYVDTLLVCTATAIMIISTGSYNIAHPNGGFIVENLPGVEAGTAFAQEAINSVIPGLGSPFVAIAVFFFAITTMLAFGVYTESNVAYLFKNNKNFPTIAVVVKVLLVISIFFGTIRSSSTAWNLADIGVGTLAWLNLIAIILLTKPGIATLRDYEEQKKMGLDPVFIPERCGIKDAELWTEITEKNYPDQLAALKEKVGDLK, encoded by the coding sequence ATGGATTTTGCCGCTTTAACAGGAAAAATAGCAGGAATTATATGGAGTAATGCTTTAGTTTATCTTTGTTTAGGAGCGGGAGTTTACTTTTCGCTTCTCATGAAGTTTCCACAGCTGCGTCTCTTCAAAGATATGATTAAACAATTATTTAATAGAAAAACTTCAGCAAATGGCGTTTCATCTTTTCAAAGCTTTGCTATGGCATTAGGTGGACGTGTCGGTATTGGGAATATCGCAGGTGTAGCTACAGCTATTTATTTTGGAGGTCCAGGGGCTATCTTTTGGATGTGGGTCATCGCCTTTTTAGGAGCTGGTGCTGCCTATATAGAGTCAGCGTTAGCACAGGTTTGGAAACAAGAAATCGCAGGAGAGTATCGTGGAGGACCGGCATACTATATCGAAAAAGGGTTAAAAAATAAGCCATTTGCTATACTTTTCGCCATCGCTACTATTTTAGCAACGGGTTTCACTGGCTCTGGTGTCCAAGCCTTTAACATTGCAGATTCTACAAAAAATGCATTCGGTATTTCACCAATAATCACAGGTATTATTGTTTCTGCAATATTTGGATTTGCAATTTTTGGCGGTATAAAAAGAGTTGGTAAAGTTGCTGAGTATGCTGTACCGTTTATGGCAACTGCTTACATCCTTCTTGCATTCGTCATTTTATTTATCAATATCAAAGAAGTACCTGCTATATTTGCTTTAATTTTTAGCTCGGCCTTTAATTTAAATGCTGCATTCGGGGCTGTGTTTGGGAATGCAATAATGTGGGGAGTAAAAAGAGGTGCTTATTCAAATGAGGCAGGTCAAGGTACAGGAGCACAAGCAGCAGGTACCGCAGAGGTATCTCATCCTGCCAAACAAGGGCTTGTTCAAGCATTCTCTGTCTATGTAGATACATTACTTGTTTGTACAGCAACAGCCATTATGATTATCTCCACAGGTAGTTACAATATTGCCCATCCTAATGGTGGATTTATAGTCGAGAATCTTCCAGGAGTTGAAGCTGGTACTGCTTTCGCTCAAGAGGCAATCAACTCAGTTATCCCTGGCTTAGGAAGCCCGTTTGTAGCGATTGCTGTATTTTTCTTTGCGATTACTACTATGCTTGCTTTTGGGGTATATACAGAAAGTAATGTTGCTTACTTATTTAAAAACAATAAAAACTTTCCGACTATTGCAGTTGTTGTAAAAGTATTATTGGTCATTTCCATCTTTTTTGGAACTATTCGTTCATCCTCAACTGCTTGGAATCTTGCGGATATTGGTGTAGGTACGCTTGCTTGGTTAAACTTAATTGCTATTATCCTCTTAACAAAGCCAGGTATTGCTACGTTAAGAGATTATGAAGAACAAAAGAAGATGGGCCTTGATCCAGTCTTTATTCCAGAAAGATGCGGCATTAAAGATGCAGAATTATGGACTGAAATTACTGAAAAAAACTATCCAGATCAATTAGCCGCATTGAAAGAAAAGGTTGGCGATTTGAAATAA
- a CDS encoding chemotaxis protein, with translation MLTMFQSKKVDIEQFKAKIDELNGKLDKKDHEFQIFLNELHKDIIETIEQHNKVNDQHVILGEMVADIVGEFNKVEDSTIQSNKISEDALDKGNLLISSSDQMMTLSVESKQAVQEVEQLIDTLGEQSQKTSLSMSNLSERSKQIAEIVNVIGEISNQTNLLALNASIEAARAGEHGKGFSVVAEEVRKLAENTKTSTEDIANLTKKIEEQIGLAYEDNKNNMQLVSEGIDKSAKTSVKIDQLLHIMTNVQTGINELLASIKDQKLSNEDVIHKFNTTTALFDKTNRVLTSHIDESEIVTKKLLEAVDQVKHFPTER, from the coding sequence GTGTTAACAATGTTTCAATCAAAAAAAGTAGATATAGAGCAATTTAAGGCTAAAATTGATGAACTGAATGGAAAGCTGGATAAGAAAGATCATGAATTTCAAATTTTTTTAAATGAGTTACATAAGGATATCATTGAAACCATTGAACAACATAACAAGGTAAATGATCAGCATGTTATTTTAGGAGAAATGGTTGCTGATATTGTAGGAGAATTTAATAAAGTTGAGGATAGCACAATTCAATCCAATAAAATTTCTGAAGACGCGCTAGATAAAGGTAATTTATTAATTTCTTCCTCGGATCAAATGATGACATTATCGGTTGAAAGCAAGCAGGCTGTCCAGGAAGTAGAACAGCTTATTGATACGTTAGGAGAGCAGTCTCAAAAAACATCTTTAAGCATGAGTAATTTAAGTGAGCGCTCGAAACAAATAGCGGAAATTGTAAATGTTATTGGGGAAATTTCAAATCAAACAAATTTACTAGCCTTGAATGCATCGATTGAGGCAGCAAGAGCAGGGGAGCATGGTAAGGGCTTTTCAGTTGTTGCTGAGGAAGTTCGCAAATTGGCTGAAAACACGAAAACTAGCACAGAAGATATTGCTAATTTAACAAAGAAAATTGAAGAACAAATTGGACTTGCTTACGAGGATAATAAAAATAATATGCAGCTAGTATCAGAAGGTATCGACAAAAGCGCTAAAACCTCGGTAAAAATTGATCAATTACTGCACATTATGACGAATGTTCAAACGGGAATTAATGAGCTATTAGCCTCAATAAAAGATCAAAAGCTATCGAACGAAGATGTTATTCATAAATTTAATACGACTACAGCCTTATTTGATAAAACAAATCGCGTTCTAACAAGCCATATTGATGAATCAGAAATCGTGACGAAAAAATTATTAGAGGCAGTAGATCAAGTAAAGCATTTCCCAACTGAAAGGTAA